One window of Populus nigra chromosome 5, ddPopNigr1.1, whole genome shotgun sequence genomic DNA carries:
- the LOC133694497 gene encoding nucleolar complex-associated protein 3: MGKNKQKQKIILPPELPPEVPDDEIEVSDEDLQFVNENLDYAGFVAGLDTTSITKHVTRVADLKEDALERLYERRLQKKKLKEKEEEEKESRVEVDRVDALPVKSLDGQVYYRTLAEKKGGDGGEEEDGGGDKGIVRLTKTERRAKLKKSKKEAKKLGKQVENTEQVEATPQAAVLAEVKEDLTAEATFETKKRKLAELGVALLADPESNIKSLKEMLQFCLDDDDAIIKLGLLSLLAVFKDIIPGYRIRLPTEKELEMKVSKEVKKMRFYESTLLSVYKAYLQKLVLLEKKSKFQHVAVRCICTLLEAVPHFNFRESLLAAVVKNIGSQDDVIRKLSCSAIKSIFVNEGKHGGAATVEAVELIADHVKALNCQLHPDSVEVFISLSFHEDLRKPEEPDKESKVKYKKNRKRKNVEEPSQLQESDRKRSKKELMAKMREEVTADYKSAVFTPDVKEQRKMQSDMLSAVFETYFRILKHVMQSTAASSQANGTLVAGEYGAHPLLAPCLNGLGKFTHFIDLDYIGDLMNYLKKLAAGGSSSDNSSEKCAKGLTVSERLQCCIVAFKVMRSNLDALNVDLQGFFVQLYNLILEYRPGRDQGEVLVEALKIMLFEDRQHDMQKAAAFVKRLATFSLCFGSAESMAALVTLKQLLQKNVKCRNLLENDAGGGSVSGSIAKYQPYATDPNLSGALASVLWELNLLCKHYQPAISTIASSISTMSTSHNQVYLASTSPQQAFRDLSLEQESFNPKPDLRKSNNKRKRGSGPSRLASVEENVNSTGSLDEDELRKKLSDHFSLLRDFKESEKLRTELDRTTSALQLYEEYKKQKKKTARRGIKIGGKGA; the protein is encoded by the exons ATGGGAAAGAACAAGCAAAAGCAGAAAATAATTCTCCCACCGGAACTCCCTCCGGAAGTACCAGACGATGAAATCGAAGTCTCCGACGAGGACTTACAATTCGTCAACGAGAATCTCGATTACGCCGGCTTCGTTGCTGGCCTAGACACCACTTCCATCACCAA GCATGTGACGCGCGTGGCGGATTTGAAAGAAGATGCATTGGAGAGATTGTACGAGAGGCGGTtacagaagaagaaattgaaagagaaagaagaggaggagaaggagagcAGAGTGGAAGTCGATCGTGTTGATGCGCTTCCAGTGAAGAGTTTGGATGGACAAGTTTATTACCGGACGC TGGCGGAGAAAAAAGGCGGAGATGggggggaggaggaggatggTGGCGGGGATAAGGGGATAGTGAGGTTGACAAAAACAGAGAGGAGGGCGAAATTGAAGAAGAGTAAGAAAGAGGCGAAGAAATTAGGGAAGCAAGTGGAGAATACTGAACAAGTGGAAGCAACGCCGCAGGCGGCTGTGCTG GCTGAGGTGAAAGAAGATCTCACAGCTGAAGCGACATTTGAAACTAAGAAACGTAAACTTGCAGAGCTTGGAGTAGCTTTGCTGGCAGACCCAGAGTCCAATATAAAATCTCTGAAAGAGATGCTACAGTTTTgtcttgatgatgatgatgctatTATTAAACTTGGACTGCTATCCTTGTTGGctgtttttaaagatattattccAGG CTATCGGATTAGGCTTCCCACTGAAAAAGAGCTAGAAATGAAAGTTTCCAAGGAAGTTAAGAAGATGCGATTCTATGAATCAACACTTTTATCTGTGTACAAG GCATACTTGCAAAAGCTGGTACTGTTAGAAAAAAAGTCCAAGTTTCAGCATGTGGCTGTTCGCTGCATTTGTACTTTGCTTGAAGCTGTTCCACACTTCAACTTCCGGGAGAGCTTGTTAGCTGCTGTTGTAAAAAACATAGGCTCCCAAGATGATGTCATAAG GAAGCTTTCTTGTTCTGCTATTAAGTCAATTTTTGTCAATGAGGGGAAACATGGTGGTGCTGCTACTGTTGAGGCTGTTGAATTGATAGCTGATCATGTTAAGGCTCTCAATTGTCAATTGCATCCTGACTCTGTTGAG GTATTCATCTCATTGTCATTTCATGAAGATCTTAGGAAGCCTGAAGAACCAGACAAAGAAAGCAAggttaaatataagaaaaatagaaagagaaagaatgTTGAGGAGCCAAGTCAACTGCAAGAAAGTGACAGAAAAAGAAGTAAGAAAGAATTGATGGCAaagatgagagaagag GTTACTGCAGATTATAAGTCTGCTGTTTTTACCCCAGATGTGAAGGAGCAGAGGAAGATGCAGTCAGATATGCTTTCCGCTGTATTTGAAACATATTTCCGCATCTTGAAGCATGTCATGCAGTCAACCGCAGCTAG TTCTCAAGCAAATGGTACTTTAGTTGCTGGTGAATATGGGGCCCACCCGCTGCTTGCTCCATGTCTGAATGGATTAGGAAAGTTCACTCATTTCATTGACCTAGATTACATCGGAGACCTTATGAACTATCTGAAAAAGCTTGCTGCTGGTGGTAGTAGCTCTGACAATTCATCTGAGAAATGTGCAAAGGGTCTGACTGTATCTGAACGCCTCCAGTGCTGCATTGTCGCCTTTAAAGTGATGAGGAGCAATCTTGATGCCCTGAATGTGGATTTACAGGGATTCTTTGTGCAGTTGTACAACCTCATACTTGAGTACCGTCCTGGAAG AGATCAGGGTGAAGTGCTAGTGGAAGCTTTGAAGATTATGCTTTTTGAAGACCGACAGCATGACATGCAAAAGGCAGCTGCATTTGTAAAACGATTGGCCACATTTTCATTATGCTTTGGATCAGCGGAATCCATGGCTG CTTTGGTGACTTTAAAGCAACTTCTTCAGAAAAATGTCAAATGCCGGAATCTCTTGGAAAATGATGCAGGAGGTGGCTCTGTTTCTGGCTCCATTGCA AAGTATCAGCCATATGCAACAGATCCTAATTTAAGTGGGGCGCTTGCTTCCGTTCTCTGGGAACTCAACCTTCTGTGCAAGCATTATCAGCCAGCCATTTCAACAATTGCTTCAAGCATTTCAACCATGAGCACATCTCATAACCAAGTTTATCTCGCCTCCACATCTCCTCAACAAGCTTTTAGGGATTTGTCACTTGAACAAGAGTCGTTCAACCCAAAACCCGATTtgagaaaatcaaataacaagaGGAAAAGAGGAAGTGGGCCTTCCAGATTGGCTAGTGTAGAAGAAAATGTGAACAGCACAGGTTCACTCGACGAAGATGAGTTGAGAAAGAAACTTTCTGATCATTTCAGTCTTCTTCGTGACTTTAAGGAGAGCGAGAAATTGAGGACTGAATTAGATCGTACAACGTCAGCCTTGCAGTTGTATGAAGAATataagaagcaaaagaaaaaaaccgcTAGACGAGGTATCAAGATTGGAGGGAAGGGAGCTTGA
- the LOC133694381 gene encoding putative pentatricopeptide repeat-containing protein At1g53330 has product MEEDGCMPNYCSYNVIIRGFLLHKDTSKARKLNEMVNRGFSADSATKTLLGDLFPIDGSPALKKLLVPSEGCQGEKLTQGIKGHMKLWGLPRNTEAFQIFAVGLPVGAVFVGDHGWKYIC; this is encoded by the exons ATGGAAGAGGATGGCTGCATGCCAAATTATTGCTCTTATAATGTCATAATCCGAGGATTTCTCCTACACAAAGATACATCAAAGGCAAGGAAACTCAATGAAATGGTCAATCGTGGATTCTCTGCAGATTCTGCCACCAAAACCTTGCTGGGAGATCTATTCCCTATTGATGGGAGTcctgctttaaaaaaattacttgtgcCTTCTGAAGGTTGCCAAGGTGAAAAG CTGACACAGGGTATCAAGGGGCATATGAAGTTATGGGGTCTTCCCCGGAATACTGAAGCATTCCAAATTTTTGCTGTAGGCTTGCCAGTTGGAGCTGTGTTTGTTGGTGACCATGGATGGAAGTACATTTGCTGA
- the LOC133694499 gene encoding non-functional NADPH-dependent codeinone reductase 2-like, with amino-acid sequence MGINIPTSTLRSTDRTIPLLGYGTAEYPFGASIETMKESILHAIELGYRHFDSASLYQSEVPLGEAISDALRLGLIKSRDELFITSKLWCSDGHKDLVLPALQKTLENLQLEYLDLYLIHWPVSSKPGEYVFVVKEKDLLPMDFQSVWEAMEECQKLGLAKSIGVSNFSCKKLENLLATAKIPPAVNQVEISPLWQQKKIREFCEEKGIHVTAYSPLGAKGTLWGTNNVMECQVLKEIAAARGKSIAQICLRWVHEQGASVLVKSFNKERIKQNLDIFDWKLSQEDLKRMSQIPQQRACVAAGFVSEKGPYKSVEEFWDGEI; translated from the exons ATGGGAATTAATATTCCAACTTCCACCCTCCGTTCAACCGATAGAACCATACCTCTTTTAGGTTATGGAACTGCCGAGTATCCCTTTGGTGCTTCCATTGAAACCATGAAAGAGTCCATTCTCCATGCAATAGAACTTGGTTACCGGCACTTTGATTCAGCTTCTCTTTACCAGTCTGAAGTACCTCTAGGTGAAGCAATATCAGATGCTTTAAGATTAGGTTTAATCAAGTCTCGAGATGAGCTCTTTATCACTTCCAAGCTTTGGTGTAGTGATGGACACAAAGATCTTGTGCTCCCTGCGTTACAAAAGACACTCGA GAATCTTCAGCTAGAATATCTAGATCTGTATCTAATTCACTGGCCTGTGAGCTCAAAGCCAGGAGAATATGTGTTTGTAGTGAAGGAGAAGGACCTTCTTCCAATGGATTTCCAGTCTGTGTGGGAAGCTATGGAGGAGTGTCAAAAGCTTGGCCTGGCAAAATCCATTGGTGTGAGCAATTTTTCATGCAAGAAGCTTGAGAACCTGCTTGCCACGGCAAAGATTCCTCCAGCAGTCAATCAA gTGGAGATAAGCCCTCTTTGGCAGCAAAAGAAGATAAGAgagttttgtgaggaaaaaggTATACACGTTACCGCTTACTCTCCGCTGGGAGCGAAAGGAACGTTATGGGGCACAAACAACGTCATGGAGTGCCAAGTGCTGAAAGAGATTGCTGCTGCTAGAGGAAAAAGTATAGCGCAG ATTTGTCTTAGATGGGTACATGAACAAGGAGCAAGCGTGCTTGTGAAGAGCTTCAACAAAGAGAGGATCAAACAAAACCTGGACATATTTGACTGGAAATTGAGCCAAGAAGATTTGAAAAGGATGAGTCAAATCCCGCAACAAAGAGCATGCGTGGCAGCTGGATTCGTCTCCGAGAAAGGCCCTTACAAATCGGTTGAGGAGTTTTGGGATGGAGAGATTTAA
- the LOC133693678 gene encoding hsp70/Hsp90 co-chaperone cns1 encodes MVVMANKIETAHQMYRDGNYEEALGFYTEALSMAKTKPQKIALHSNRAACYLKLHDFKKAAEECTSVLELDHNHTGALMLRAQTLVTLKEYTSALFDVNRLMDLNPSSEVYQNLEARLRTQLSLAPIPESEVELEEEEEDENEAEPCGQVEIQDAATALVDINQKNEPCQTTNDAEVIVHKTPDIKKISVESTDKKSEPRKTIAAEVIAQARKKVEPRKTFTAEVIAQAQRKAEPRNTAPIEADAGTKESIKQNSNGWQAIPKPKGHSTLDYARWDRVEDDSSEDDDEEEEEDSQPQYRFRVRTFGV; translated from the exons ATGGTGGTGATGGCAAACAAGATTGAGACAGCACATCAAATGTACAGAGATGGAAACTACGAGGAAGCGCTTGGATTTTACACAGAGGCACTTTCCATGGCTAAAACTAAGCCACAAAAGATTGCTTTGCATAGTAATAGAGCTGCTTGTTATTTGAAATTGCATGATTTCAAAAAG gcAGCTGAAGAATGTACATCAGTGCTTGAGCTTGATCACAATCACACTGGAGCATTGATGTTGCGGGCACAGACGCTAGTCACCCTTAAGGAGTACACCTCAGCACTCTTTGATGTCAATAGGCTGATGGATTTGAATCCTTCATCAGAAGTTTACCAGAATCTTGAAGCTCGTCTGAGGACACAATTG TCTCTTGCTCCAATACCTGAATCTGAAGTGGAGttagaagaagaggaagaagatgaaaatgaagCAGAACCGTGTGGACAAGTGGAAATACAAGACGCAGCAACTGCACTAGTAGATATAAATCAGAAAAATGAGCCTTGTCAGACTACAAATGATGCTGAAGTTATTGTTCATAAAACACCAGACATCAAGAAGATTTCTGTGGAAAGTACAGATAAAAAATCCGAGCCAAGAAAGACCATTGCTGCTGAGGTTATTGCTCAAGCTAGGAAGAAAGTTGAGCCTAGAAAAACTTTTACTGCTGAAGTTATTGCTCAAGCACAGCGGAAGGCTGAGCCTAGAAACACTGCTCCTATTGAAGCTGATGCTGGGACAAAAGAATCAATTAAACAGAATTCTAATGGATGGCAAGCAATCCCAAAACCAAAGGGACACTCGACTCTGGATTATGCACGTTGGGACAGGGTTGAGGATGACTCTagtgaagatgatgatgaggaggaggaggaggattctCAGCCTCAATATCGGTTCCGTGTAAGAACATTTGGTGTGTGA
- the LOC133694582 gene encoding cyclin-T1-3-like, whose amino-acid sequence MENSMAGESSHSEMNNGGLYINSQEKLEEGGRWYLSRKEIEENSPSKQDGIDLKKEAYLRKSYCTFLQDLGMRLKVPQVTIATAIIFCHRFFLRQSHAKNDRRTIATVCMFLAGKVEETPRPLKDVILVSYEIIHKKDPEAVQRIKQKEVYEQQKEIILLGERVVLATLGFDFNLLHPYKPLVDAIKKFKVAQNALAQVAWNFVNDGLRTSLCLQFKPHHIAAGAIFLAAKFLKVKLPSDGEKVWWQEFDVTPRQLEEVSNQMLELYEQNRVPPSANSEAEGSIVDGASHLASSKASSGNEEQLATNSHSHTGGISSRPRPSKPMSKPVHKQPLADNHVGPPRSSQNHGNDHGSVEIRSASDHNMDGEPKDDLHHERETFPSQDNMREGHTFRRASDWLGNKDQERNVARSETKDLGESKDKHFGRFVEHREGMLGQSPQDAIKKIDKDKVKAALEKRRKSRGDITRKTDFLDEDDLIERELEDGIELAAESEKNKRDRRQSWSKPLDREEYESSHHGKNMDARDEQHHGMRGQLSQRPDRNSIEDGELSAPDDMYQGFPSPKSSNRKRKASSPPERKSEGEHRTDNAPGSHHYNHHDCTDDRNRMNRFGYLERDHKRHVPENNA is encoded by the exons ATGGAAAATTCAATGGCTGGTGAGTCATCTCATTCTGAAATGAACAATGGCGGACTGTACATAAATTCTCAGGAAAAACTTGAGGAAGGTGGCCGTTGGTACTTATCTAGGAAGGAAATTGAAGAGAATTCTCCATCTAAACAAGATGGCATTGACTTAAAGAAAGAGGCTTATCTACGCAAGTCATACTGTACATTTCTACAAGATTTGGGCATGAGACTTAAAGT GCCCCAGGTAACAATTGCTACTGCAATAATTTTCTGTCACCGATTCTTTCTTCGTCAATCCCATGCAAAGAATGATAGGAGG ACTATCGCTACAGTTTGTATGTTTCTTGCGGGGAAGGTAGAGGAGACTCCCCGTCCACTGAAAGATGTTATTCTTGTTTCTTATGAGATTATACATAAAAAGGATCCTGAAGCAGTTCAGAGGATCAAGCAAAAG GAGGTATATGAACAACAGAAGGAAATAATTTTACTTGGAGAGAGGGTTGTACTTGCAACTCTTGGTTTTGATTTCAATTTGCTCCATCCATATAAACCTCTTGTTGATGCTATAAAGAAATTTAAGGTTGCTCAAAATGCCCTTGCTCAAGTTGCATGGAATTTTGTGAATGATGG ACTGCGTACATCTCTTTGCTTGCAATTTAAGCCCCACCACATTGCGGCAGGTGCCATTTTCCTTGCTGCAAAGTTCCTCAAAGTAAAGCTCCCATCAGATGGCGAGAAGGTCTGGTGGCAAGAGTTTGATGTCACCCCACGCCAATTGGAGG AGGTAAGCAATCAGATGCTGGAACTGTATGAACAGAACCGGGTGCCCCCTTCAGCTAACAGTGAAGCTGAAGGGAGCATAGTAGATGGAGCTTCTCATCTGGCCTCATCAAAAGCTTCATCTGGCAATGAAGAACAGTTGGCAACTAATAGTCATTCTCATACTGGAGGTATTAGTTCAAGACCTAGACCCTCAAAGCCAATGTCTAAACCAGTGCACAAGCAACCTCTTGCAGATAATCATGTTGGTCCTCCAAGAAGCAGCCAAAATCATGGCAATGACCATGGAAGTGTAGAGATAAGAAGTGCCTCTGACCATAATATGGATGGTGAACCCAAAGATGATCTACACCATGAGAGAGAGACATTTCCTTCCCAGGATAATATGAGGGAAGGCCATACCTTTAGGCGAGCTTCAGATTGGCTTGGAAATAAAGATCAAGAAAGGAATGTTGCAAGAAGTGAAACAAAAGATTTAGGAGAATCAAAAGATAAACATTTTGGTCGATTTGTGGAGCATAGAGAGGGTATGTTAGGTCAATCACCCCAAGATGCTATTAaaaagattgataaagacaAAGTGAAGGCGGCTTTGGAGAAACGAAGGAAGTCCCGAGGAGACATAACTCGAAAAACTGACTTCTTGGACGAGGATGATCTCATTGAGAGGGAACTGGAAGATGGAATTGAACTAGCTgctgaaagtgaaaaaaacaagCGTGATAGAAGACAAAGCTGGTCCAAGCCCTTGGACAGGGAAGAATATGAGAGCTCACATCATGGGAAGAATATGGATGCAAGGGATGAACAGCATCATGGAATGAGGGGGCAGTTATCACAAAGGCCAGATCGGAACAGTATTGAAGATGGGGAACTGTCAGCTCCTGATGATATGTACCAGGGGTTTCCCTCACCCAAGTCAAGTAATCGCAAACGTAAGGCATCAAGTCCACCTGAAAGAAAGTCTGAGGGGGAGCATCGGACTGATAATGCCCCGGGGTCTCACCACTATAATCATCATGATTGTACAGATGATCGAAACAGGATGAACCGGTTTGGTTATTTGGAGAGAGATCATAAAAGGCATGTCCCAGAAAATAACGCCTGA